The genomic stretch CAGCAATTTTGCTGTATCTTTGGATAAACCAACATAGAAGCTTGGTACTTCAAGTACGCCGATTTTCTTACCGTTTTGTTCAATCACTTTGGATTTCACTGCGCGGTCTTCTAAACGGATTTTATCTCGTACAATTGTGACAACGTGACTTTTGGCGTTTTTACCCTCTGGCAGTATCTGCAGATTAACCTTAGTGCCTTTTGGCCCTTTAATTAATTGCACCACATCATCCAAACGCATGCCGATAATATCGACCATTTTCTTGCCATCTTGGCCGACGGCAATAATTTTATCACCTTCTGCCAATTGCTTAGAACCCGCAGCCGGACCGCCAGTCACAAGAGAACGTATCGTGGTGTAATCGTCATCGGCTTGCAGTACTGCACCTATCCCTTCAAGCGATAAACTCATTTCTGCTTGGAATTCATCGGCTGAACGTGGTGACAAGTAACTGGTGTGGGGATCGATTTGGCGAGCAAATGCATTCATGTAAATTTGGAATACATCTTCACTGTGCGCTTGAGTAATACGTTTGATGGCATTGTTATAGCGCTTAGTTAGCAACTCTTTAATTTCCGGCCATTTTTTACCGGTTAATTTTAAGTTTAATGCATCGTATTTAACACGTTTGCGCCATAACTCATCAACTTCTGCTTCGTTTTGTGGCCATTTGGCTTTTGAACGATCCAGCTCCATTTTCTCATCAGTATCAAATTTGATTTCATGATCTAATAAAGTTAGTGCGTAAGAATAACGTTCATATCGACGTTTCATCGATAAATTGAACATATCAAAAGCGGCTTTAGTGTCGCCAGATTTCAGCTGATCATCAATCTCACTTTCAAATGGTTTGAAAGCATCAATATCTGATTGAGTGAAAACATTACGACTGTAATCGAGAGATTCTAGATAACGATCAAAAATACCTTTTGAAAAGGCATCATCAAGTTTGAAGTGTTTATAGTGAGAACGAGTAAAGCGAGATGCCACTCGTTGACTGGCAATAGCATGCTGAGCCTCAGCCGTTAATACCGGAATCTGAGACTCTTTAATTTTAGCTTCAGCCGCCAAAGCTGAATTTGCTGTTAGCACAAGGCTAACAGCAAATAGTGACGCTTTTAATCGGAAATTCATGCGTAGGATTATCCCCTTTATACGCGCAAGTGCTCCGCTTTCACGACCATTTGTAAGCCGTTAGCAAGGCGAACACGAACATCATCCTTGTTAATTTCGACAATAGTTGCAGCCATATTGCCCTGACCCATATTAATATTAATATCGCTACCAAGAACAATTTCATCAGCATTTAACGCGCGAGTTTCAACAACTGCAGGTTTTGCTGGTTTTGCAACTTTCGCTTTTGGATCTGTTTTAGGTTTACGTGGCGCTTTTGGAGCAGCTTTGGCTTTCGCTTTAGCGGCTGCAATTCTTTCTTCTCGGTTTTTATCCGCTTGTTCTTTACGACGAGCTTGAACGCGAGCTTTGCTTTCAGCGAGTGCTGTTTTAGCATGCTCAACATGTTCTGCTTCTAACTCACCACACGCATTACCATCAAGGTCAACACGTTCTGCACCAAGTTTTACACCGTGAAGGTAGCGCCAAGATGACGTGTACTGACGTAATGCGGCGCGCAATTGAGTTTTGCTCACTTTCTCGTCTTCGCTTAAACGCTCTGCAAGGTCTTGGAAGATACCAATCTTTAGAGGCTTAGCTTCGCCTTCAAGGGTAAAGCATAGTGGGAAACGTTCAGCAATATACGCAATAACTTCTTTGCTGTTTTTTAACTTTTCAGTGTTTTCCATGGGGGGTCCTGGTTAATGCGGGTAAATTTCCGCACGGGTGTTCATAAAATTATTTTGGCTATTATAGTGAGATGGAAATGAAAAACCACCTGCATGTGCAAATTATCGTGGTGAAATATGCTTTTGAAGGATTATTTCTACCTGTGCCATCAAATCTGACAAGCCTTTTTCATCTTCGGCACTAAATCGGTCAAATAGTGGGCTATCAATATCCAATACCCCTACTATCTCATTATTAATGGAGAATGGGATCACTATTTCTGAATTACTTTGAGCATCACAGGCAATATGGCCAGAAAATGCATGTACATCTGCCACTCGCTGGATTGCATTTTGTGCCACGGCACTGCCACAAACACCACGGCCAACCGGAATGCGAACACAAGCAGGATTGCCTTGAAATGGACCTAACACTAACTCATTGTCTTTAAGCATATAAAAGCCGACCCAATTAATGGATTCCAGCTCCATATTCAATATCGAGCTAATATTAGCTAGGTTCGCAATAAAATCAGGTTCTGATTCGATCATCGCGACCACTTGCGCGGTTAAACGTGAGTACAACTTATTTGACATGCTTCACTTCCATATTTTAACTAATTCCGTACAATGTCAATATTACAAATAGGAATTATTATCACTCATGAATACTAATAATCAACCTATAATTAACCAGTCTTGGCTTATTACTCAAGTAAAACAGCACAAAAGAAAACTGATTGCTGCAAATTTAATCGCGATAGTCGCCACCATTCTCAGTGTCCCTATCCCGTTATTAATGCCATTAATGGTCGATGAAGTGCTATTAAATCATCCATCGACTGGCATTGAAGTGATGGATCATATTTTGCCAACATCATTGCACACCCCAGCAGGTTACATTGGGCTGGCCTTTGGATTGATCATTTTAATGCGCACTGGCAGTCAATTGTTGAATATTCTACAAAGCCGTCAATTCACTTTAGTGTCAAAGACCATTACTTACCAGATCCGCAGTAAAATGATTGATAAATTGGGCTTAATTAGCATTCAACAATACGAAACTCGTGGTAGTGGCAGTATCA from Vibrio algicola encodes the following:
- a CDS encoding GAF domain-containing protein, encoding MSNKLYSRLTAQVVAMIESEPDFIANLANISSILNMELESINWVGFYMLKDNELVLGPFQGNPACVRIPVGRGVCGSAVAQNAIQRVADVHAFSGHIACDAQSNSEIVIPFSINNEIVGVLDIDSPLFDRFSAEDEKGLSDLMAQVEIILQKHISPR
- the prc gene encoding carboxy terminal-processing peptidase; the protein is MNFRLKASLFAVSLVLTANSALAAEAKIKESQIPVLTAEAQHAIASQRVASRFTRSHYKHFKLDDAFSKGIFDRYLESLDYSRNVFTQSDIDAFKPFESEIDDQLKSGDTKAAFDMFNLSMKRRYERYSYALTLLDHEIKFDTDEKMELDRSKAKWPQNEAEVDELWRKRVKYDALNLKLTGKKWPEIKELLTKRYNNAIKRITQAHSEDVFQIYMNAFARQIDPHTSYLSPRSADEFQAEMSLSLEGIGAVLQADDDYTTIRSLVTGGPAAGSKQLAEGDKIIAVGQDGKKMVDIIGMRLDDVVQLIKGPKGTKVNLQILPEGKNAKSHVVTIVRDKIRLEDRAVKSKVIEQNGKKIGVLEVPSFYVGLSKDTAKLLVDLNKQKVDGVVVDLRNNGGGALTEAIELSGLFITQGPVVQVRDSYDRVNVDSDNDGIENYDGPMTVLINRYSASASEIFAAAMQDYDRAVIVGENSYGKGTVQQHRSLTHIYDNFDKPLGFVQYTIQKFYRISGGSTQRKGVAPDIAFPAAVLPEDTGESVEDNALPWDQIAKANYETVVTPSDEQSLVTKLIAEHKARIANDREFTFIKEDIKKYQAEKDDTTISLNEKFREQESDKEDQLKLDRINVREKAAGKPTFKTLEDVPKDYEAPDAYLDEAVAITADMSNS
- the proQ gene encoding RNA chaperone ProQ, with translation MENTEKLKNSKEVIAYIAERFPLCFTLEGEAKPLKIGIFQDLAERLSEDEKVSKTQLRAALRQYTSSWRYLHGVKLGAERVDLDGNACGELEAEHVEHAKTALAESKARVQARRKEQADKNREERIAAAKAKAKAAPKAPRKPKTDPKAKVAKPAKPAVVETRALNADEIVLGSDININMGQGNMAATIVEINKDDVRVRLANGLQMVVKAEHLRV